The Sphingobium sp. JS3065 genomic sequence TGGTCCCGCTGACCCCGACACGGCGCCCCGCTTCATTGGAGCGGGGCGCCTTCGTGCGTTTGTTACGCCGGTTATCAAAAGCGGACGGGCCAGCCGGCCCGGCATGTTGTCAGAGGTGCTTGGGGCGCTGCCCCCAGCGCCCTTCGGAGCGGCTTCCGCCCAGCTTCCTCCACGCTGCGCGTTCCGTGCAGCCGGTTCCCCGCGAAGCCGCCCACTCCGGTTGCACCCCCGGTCTCGCCGACGGGCAGGGTTTCAGCGCGGCGCTCCGCTGCGCGGAAACCCAAGCCCAAGGAGGCTAAAATGCACTACCAGCTTGCCACCCGGTTCGGCCGCAACGCCCACCAGATTAGCGGTCGAGAGCCGCTCGACAACGAGGCGCTGTATCGCCACGTCCCGTCAATCTTCGCCCGTGAGGCGCACGACAGCCGGTCGGATCGCTACGTCTATGTCCCGACCATCGACATCGTGGAGGGGCTGCGCCGGGAAGGATGGTTCCCGTTCTTCGCGGTCCAGTCGGTTCCGCGCGACGGCAGCCGCCACGGCCACGCCAAGCATATGCTGCGCCTGCGCCGGGACGACGGCATCGGCAAGCCGGAGGCCGCCGAAGTCATCATCGTGAATAGCCATGACGGGACCAGCGCCTATCAGATGTTTGCCGGGATGCTGCGCTTCGTCTGCACCAACAGCATGATCGCAGGTGAGCGGTTTGAGGAAGTCCGTGTGCCGCACAAAGGCAATATCGAGCACGACATCATCGAGGGCGTATTCACCGTCGCCGAGGACTTCCCCCGGCTGATCGACGCCAGCGAGTCGATGAAGGCGATCCAGCTTTCGCCGGATGAGCAGCGCTTGCTTGGCGAAGTTAGCCTTGTTGCGCGCTATGGCGACGACGAAAGCCCTGTTCGGCCCGAACAGATCATCGAGCCGCGCCGCCGTGATGACATGGACCGCAGCCTGTGGACCACGTTCAACGTCATTCAGGAGAATGTCGTTCGAGGCGGATTGCAGGGCC encodes the following:
- a CDS encoding DUF932 domain-containing protein; translated protein: MHYQLATRFGRNAHQISGREPLDNEALYRHVPSIFAREAHDSRSDRYVYVPTIDIVEGLRREGWFPFFAVQSVPRDGSRHGHAKHMLRLRRDDGIGKPEAAEVIIVNSHDGTSAYQMFAGMLRFVCTNSMIAGERFEEVRVPHKGNIEHDIIEGVFTVAEDFPRLIDASESMKAIQLSPDEQRLLGEVSLVARYGDDESPVRPEQIIEPRRRDDMDRSLWTTFNVIQENVVRGGLQGRKRNAEGRIRHAQTRAINGIDQNVTLNRALWTLAEGMQRLKAA